A DNA window from Centroberyx gerrardi isolate f3 chromosome 5, fCenGer3.hap1.cur.20231027, whole genome shotgun sequence contains the following coding sequences:
- the LOC139907961 gene encoding keratin, type II cytoskeletal 8-like: MSMKRVTQSYSSRSSTGVPSRFSSGSRSNASYSSGSYGGGASLGFGGGSGAGFGGGSGAGFGGSSSAGFSAGFGSGYGLGGGGGFVSAPITAVTVNQSLLAPLNLEIDPSIQAVRTQEKEQIKTLNNRFASFIDKVRFLEQQNKMLETKWSLLQDQTTTRSNIDGMFEAYISNLRRQLDGLGNEKIKLDGELKNMQGLVEDFKRKYEDEINKRASVENEFVLLKKDVDGAYMNKVELEAKVDALQDEINFLRAVYEAELRELQGQIKDTSVIVEMDNSRNLDMDSIVAEVRAQYEDIANRSRAEAETWYKQKYEEMQSSAGQYGDDLRTTKAEISELNRMIARLQNEIEAVKGQRASLEAQIAEAEERGELAVKDAKLRIRDLEDALQRAKQDMARQVREYQELMNVKLALDIEIATYRKLLEGEETRLSSGGATATIHVQQSSGGGGYSSSSSSGGFGYGGGSSSLSGGYGMGGGATITKSSVTSTSSRRYI, encoded by the exons ATGAGCATGAAGAGAGTCACTCAGAGCTactcctccaggtcctccacTGGAGTACCTTCACGCTTCTCCTCTGGTTCCAGAAGTAACGCATCTTACTCCAGTGGCAGCTATGGCGGTGGTGCCAGTCTGGGCTTCGGTGGTGGTTCCGGTGCTGGCTTCGGTGGTGGTTCCGGTGCTGGCTTCGGTGGTAGTTCCAGTGCTGGCTTCAGTGCTGGCTTCGGTTCTGGCTATGGTCTCGGTGGTGGCGGAGGATTTGTGTCAGCACCCATCACAGCTGTGACCGTCAACCAGAGCCTGCTGGCCCCCCTGAACCTGGAGATTGACCCCAGCATCCAGGCAGTCCGCACCCAGGAGAAGGAGCAGATCAAGACCCTCAACAACCGCTTCGCTTCCTTCATCGACAAG GTCCGCTTCCTGGAACAGCAGAACAAGATGCTTGAGACCAAGTGGAGCCTCCTGCAGGACCAGACCACCACCCGCTCCAACATCGACGGCATGTTCGAGGCCTACATTAGCAACCTGCGCAGACAGCTCGATGGGCTCGGCAATGAGAAGATCAAGCTGGACGGAGAACTGAAGAACATGCAGGGCCTGGTTGAGGACTTCAAGAGAAA GTATGAAGATGAAATCAACAAGCGTGCATCAGTGGAGAATGAGTTTGTGCTGCTGAAGAAG GATGTTGATGGTGCCTACATGAACAAGGTGGAGCTGGAGGCCAAGGTCGATGCTCTTCAGGATGAGATCAACTTCCTCAGGGCTGTCTATGAGGCT GAGCTGCGTGAGCTGCAGGGCCAGATCAAGGACACCTCAGTCATTGTGGAGATGGACAACAGCCGTAACCTCGACATGGATTCTATTGTGGCTGAAGTGCGTGCTCAGTATGAGGACATCGCCAACCGCAGCAGAGCCGAGGCAGAGACATGGTACAAACAGAAG TATGAGGAGATGCAGTCCTCTGCTGGACAGTACGGTGACGACCTGCGCACAACCAAGGCTGAGATCTCTGAGCTGAACCGCATGATTGCCCGTCTTCAGAATGAGATTGAGGCCGTCAAGGGACAG AGGGCTAGCCTTGAGGCTCAGATCGCAGAGGCTGAGGAGCGTGGTGAGCTGGCAGTGAAGGACGCCAAGCTCCGCATCAGGGACCTGGAGGATGCTCTTCAGAGAGCCAAGCAGGACATGGCCCGCCAGGTGCGCGAATACCAGGAGCTGATGAACGTCAAGCTGGCCCTGGACATTGAGATCGCCACCTACAGGAAGctgctggagggagaggagaccaG ACTGTCCTCTGGTGGTGCAACTGCAACCATCCATGTGCAGCAGAGCTCTGGAGGTGGTG GATACTCCAGCTCTAGCTCCAGCGGTGGATTCGGCTatggcggcggcagcagcagcctgagtGGAGGTTATGGAATGGGCGGTGGTGCCACCATCACCAAGTCCTCCGTTACAAGCACAAGTTCAAGGCGttacatttaa